Proteins found in one Ornithorhynchus anatinus isolate Pmale09 chromosome 8, mOrnAna1.pri.v4, whole genome shotgun sequence genomic segment:
- the LOC100074714 gene encoding MRG/MORF4L-binding protein gives MGEAEAGGGGGDKAPAESASGPAEEPVVWSPEVEVCLFHAMLGHKPVGVNRHFHMICIRDKFSQNIGRQISSKVIWDHLSTMYDMQALHESEILPFPNSEKNFILPEEIIQEVKEGKVVIEEEMKEEIKEELEPHTGTEDVYTPSGNLGKAAEKSSGKEKEKSSSDTGSKEGADKRKRNRVTEKVLNANSNPSSPSAAKRRRT, from the exons ATGGGCGAAGCGGAggccggcggcggtggcggcgacaAAGCCCCGGCCGAGTCGGCGTCGGGCCCGGCCGAGGAGCCCGTGGTCTGGAGCCCTGAGGTCGAAGTTTGCCTTTTCCACGCCATGCTGGGCCACAAGCCTGTCG GTGTGAACCGTCACTTCCATATGATCTGCATTCGAGATAAATTCAGTCAGAATATTGGACGTCAAATTTCCTCCAAAGTCATCTGGGACCATCTGAGTACAATGTATGACATGCAAGCATTG CATGAGTCAGAGATTCTTCCATTCCCTAATTCAGAGAAGAATTTTATCCTTCCTGAAGAAATCATTCAAGAGGTTAAAGAAG GAAAAGTAGTGATTGAAGAAGAGATGAAGGAAGAGATAAAAGAAGAGCTGGAGCCACACACTGGCACTGAAGATG TTTACACACCTTCAGGAAACTTAGGAAAAGCAGCTGAAAAGTCCAGcggcaaagagaaagaaaagagttcaTCTGATACTGGGTCCAAAGAAGGAGCAGACAAGAGGAAACGCAATCGAGTCACAGAAAAAGTCTTAAATGCAAACAGCAACCCTTCCAGTCCAAGTGCAGCCAAAAGGCGCAGAACATAA